In Mesorhizobium sp., the genomic stretch CTCGAAGCCGTCGTCGTCGACCCTGCCTCCGACTGGCCGCTCTTCGCCGAGAAGGCGCGCGAGCTGATCTCGGTGAACAAGGTCTCGGCGGTGTTCGGCTGCTGGACCTCGGTGTCCCGCAAGTCGGTGCTGCCGGTCTTCGAAGAGCTGAACAACATCCTCTTCTACCCCGTGCAGTACGAGGGCGAAGAGAGCCAGCGGAACGTGTTCTACACCGGCGCCGCGCCGAACCAGCAGGCGATCCCGGCCGTCGACTATCTGATGAACGAAGAAGGCGTCGAGCGCTGGGTGCTGGCCGGCACCGACTACGTCTATCCGCGCACGACCAACAAGATCCTTGAAGCCTATCTCCAGGCGAAAGGCGTGGCCGCCGAGGACATCATGATCAACTATACGCCGTTCGGTCATTCCGACTGGCAGACGATCGTGTCCGACATCAAAAAGTTCGGCTCGGCCGGCAAGAAGACGGCGGTCGTCTCGACGATCAACGGCGATGCCAACGTCCCGTTCTACAAGGAACTCGGCAATGCCGGCATCAAGGCGGAGGACATCCCGGTCGTGGCCTTCTCGGTCGGCGAAGAGGAACTCGCCGGTCTGGACACCGCCCCGCTCGTCGGCCATCTGACGGCCTGGAACTACTTCCAGTCGGTCGACACG encodes the following:
- the urtA gene encoding urea ABC transporter substrate-binding protein; its protein translation is MRGYNLPFNGLIKAGAFAAGMLAASSVFAQEDTIKVGVLHSLSGTMAISETTLKDTMLFLIDEQNKKGGLLGKKLEAVVVDPASDWPLFAEKARELISVNKVSAVFGCWTSVSRKSVLPVFEELNNILFYPVQYEGEESQRNVFYTGAAPNQQAIPAVDYLMNEEGVERWVLAGTDYVYPRTTNKILEAYLQAKGVAAEDIMINYTPFGHSDWQTIVSDIKKFGSAGKKTAVVSTINGDANVPFYKELGNAGIKAEDIPVVAFSVGEEELAGLDTAPLVGHLTAWNYFQSVDTPENTAFIDAWRAFIKNDKRVTNDPMEAHVIGFNMWVKAVEKAGTTDPDAVIDALIGVSVPNLTGGFSTMMPNHHITKPVLIGEIQADGQMETVWQTSGLVVGDEWSDYLPDSKDLISDWRAPMSCGNFNVATGKCGGKGVN